A window from Dehalobacter sp. DCA encodes these proteins:
- a CDS encoding MBL fold metallo-hydrolase: MYFATLASGSSGNAICVGEENRSLLVDCGIAAKRVLTNLEMIDIAAPQLEGIIITHEHSDHVKGAGVLARKLKIPVYATAGIWQEIETVLGDINSEQKRIIDRDIYLAGMDVKLFPTSHDSRESYGLKITGKTNTLGIATDSGIVTEEMHRNLRGCDAYVVEANHDLETLWHGRYPYYLKKRVSGNAGHLSNVQLAEALTEWLDENTQKVVLAHLSEENNTPQMALSTVVKMLRDSQAKEKCVNLKIRVAPRHYPHELITLG; the protein is encoded by the coding sequence ATGTATTTTGCAACACTGGCCAGCGGCAGTTCCGGTAATGCCATATGTGTAGGGGAAGAAAACAGGAGTCTGCTTGTGGATTGCGGCATTGCGGCCAAGAGAGTGCTTACGAACCTCGAGATGATTGATATCGCCGCTCCTCAGCTGGAAGGGATCATCATTACCCATGAACATTCCGACCATGTCAAGGGGGCCGGCGTGCTGGCCCGCAAGCTGAAGATTCCCGTCTATGCGACAGCCGGAATTTGGCAGGAAATTGAAACGGTGCTTGGGGATATTAATTCTGAACAGAAAAGAATTATTGACCGGGACATCTATCTTGCGGGTATGGATGTGAAACTCTTCCCGACTTCCCACGACAGCAGGGAAAGCTACGGTCTTAAAATAACAGGTAAAACGAATACGCTAGGCATAGCGACTGACAGCGGCATTGTTACAGAAGAGATGCATCGGAATCTTCGGGGCTGTGATGCCTACGTCGTCGAGGCAAACCACGATTTGGAAACACTATGGCACGGAAGGTATCCGTACTATTTGAAGAAAAGAGTCAGCGGAAATGCTGGACATTTGAGCAATGTCCAGCTTGCTGAGGCCTTGACGGAATGGCTCGATGAAAACACGCAAAAAGTCGTGCTTGCTCACTTAAGTGAAGAAAATAATACGCCGCAAATGGCGCTCAGTACAGTCGTGAAGATGCTTCGGGATTCGCAGGCTAAGGAAAAATGCGTGAATCTAAAAATCAGGGTAGCACCGAGACATTATCCGCACGAACTTATTACACTGGGATAG
- a CDS encoding tetratricopeptide repeat protein, translating to MQKKSQKITVGIIIGIICISLIGSTFYAISLPGSDNTEDTQGQEALEQEYNQRKQAVVELSAALEKSPEDVEAQLALADAYYRKASTTIELNDEEYQEDLQNAITYYQKVLAQKDDNDVRLKLAISAFLSRDSDLADETYKELIEKEPQNVDVLYWYGMFQFYSKEDYKKAEQYWQTALKYNTDEKMKTKLEEMIARAQDIEP from the coding sequence ATGCAAAAAAAATCTCAGAAGATCACCGTAGGTATTATCATAGGGATCATCTGCATTTCCCTTATTGGATCAACATTTTATGCAATTTCCCTTCCAGGGTCTGATAATACGGAAGATACCCAGGGCCAGGAAGCGTTGGAGCAGGAATACAATCAGCGGAAGCAAGCCGTCGTGGAACTCAGCGCAGCACTCGAAAAGAGCCCGGAAGACGTCGAAGCGCAGCTGGCTCTGGCCGACGCTTATTATCGAAAAGCGAGTACAACAATTGAGCTTAACGATGAAGAATACCAGGAAGATCTGCAGAATGCGATAACGTATTACCAAAAAGTCCTGGCACAGAAAGACGACAATGATGTAAGGTTAAAACTTGCAATATCCGCATTCCTTTCACGTGATTCTGATCTTGCGGATGAAACATACAAAGAATTAATTGAAAAGGAACCGCAAAATGTGGATGTGCTATATTGGTATGGGATGTTCCAGTTTTACAGCAAAGAAGATTACAAGAAGGCCGAGCAGTACTGGCAGACGGCGTTAAAATACAATACGGATGAAAAGATGAAGACCAAGCTCGAGGAAATGATTGCAAGAGCTCAGGACATTGAACCTTAG
- the scfB gene encoding thioether cross-link-forming SCIFF peptide maturase, with amino-acid sequence MKLTNYNIAKNVHVYTQGKLQIAYDVNSGSLHVIDDKTYAFIQELITYQQKNSLEDSEEMLDSCGYNLSSEEKQEILVELKVLQDQKLLFSCEPEETVLPFSDRPVIKAMCLHVAHDCNLRCKYCFAGTGPFGGNRELMNVKTGKKALKFLLDHSGDRGHCEVDFFGGEPLMNLPVIRELIVYGREIAAQAGKKIKFTLTTNAVLMDEETARFLEDEGISVVLSLDGRKEVNDRMRPFLNGAGSYDRIMPQILKFTEMRPETSRYAVGNYFYVRGTYTHFNKDFYKDVLHMADSGIRRISVEPVVASPQEVYAFREEDLAEIKESYDILGEKVLEYREAGKEFVFFHFNAGLDEGPCLIKRLSGCGAGHEYVAVSPEGDIYPCHQFVGQEKYKMGSVNDLNCELKEEIVQSFRQAQVYAKEECRVCWARFSCSGGCHAANEAFSGELTKVYPMGCELQKKRLEVAYYLKIMEARQRVLV; translated from the coding sequence ATGAAATTAACGAACTACAATATAGCAAAAAATGTACATGTGTATACGCAAGGGAAACTTCAGATTGCCTACGATGTCAATTCGGGGTCGCTTCATGTGATCGATGACAAGACATATGCTTTTATTCAGGAATTGATAACATATCAGCAAAAGAACAGTTTGGAAGATTCAGAAGAGATGCTGGACAGTTGCGGGTATAATCTTTCTTCTGAAGAGAAACAGGAAATCCTGGTAGAATTGAAAGTGCTTCAGGATCAAAAGCTGTTGTTTTCCTGCGAGCCCGAAGAAACAGTACTGCCGTTTTCTGATCGGCCGGTGATCAAGGCGATGTGTCTGCACGTTGCGCATGACTGCAACCTGCGCTGCAAATATTGTTTCGCGGGAACAGGACCTTTCGGCGGTAACCGCGAATTGATGAACGTTAAGACAGGTAAGAAAGCGTTGAAATTTTTATTAGACCACAGCGGAGACCGGGGACATTGCGAGGTTGATTTCTTTGGCGGCGAACCGCTGATGAATTTGCCGGTTATCAGGGAATTGATTGTTTACGGCCGGGAAATAGCCGCTCAGGCCGGTAAAAAGATCAAGTTTACACTGACGACGAATGCGGTTCTCATGGATGAAGAGACAGCCAGATTTTTGGAAGACGAAGGAATCAGTGTTGTACTGAGTCTGGACGGACGCAAGGAAGTAAACGATAGAATGCGGCCTTTCCTGAACGGAGCCGGAAGTTATGACCGGATTATGCCGCAGATTCTTAAATTTACAGAAATGCGGCCGGAGACGTCGCGTTATGCTGTCGGCAATTATTTTTATGTCCGAGGAACCTATACACATTTCAATAAAGACTTCTACAAGGATGTCCTGCATATGGCGGACAGCGGCATCCGAAGGATCTCTGTGGAGCCGGTGGTAGCTTCTCCGCAGGAAGTGTATGCTTTCAGAGAGGAAGATCTGGCAGAAATCAAAGAAAGCTACGATATTTTAGGAGAAAAAGTGCTGGAATATCGCGAGGCAGGGAAAGAATTTGTCTTTTTTCACTTCAATGCAGGTCTCGATGAAGGACCTTGCCTGATTAAGAGGCTGTCGGGCTGCGGGGCCGGACATGAGTATGTAGCTGTTTCGCCGGAGGGGGATATTTACCCCTGTCACCAGTTTGTCGGACAGGAAAAATATAAAATGGGATCTGTGAATGATCTGAACTGTGAACTGAAGGAAGAAATTGTTCAGTCCTTCCGCCAGGCGCAGGTCTATGCGAAGGAAGAATGCCGCGTCTGCTGGGCACGCTTCTCATGCAGCGGCGGATGCCATGCAGCCAATGAAGCTTTCAGCGGGGAACTGACAAAAGTGTATCCGATGGGATGCGAGCTGCAGAAAAAAAGGCTTGAAGTCGCGTACTATCTTAAAATCATGGAAGCCAGGCAAAGGGTTCTTGTTTAA
- the scfA gene encoding six-cysteine ranthipeptide SCIFF produces MAKHIQTVIKGNLASTAKTGGCGKCQTSCQSACKTSCTVGNQVCEK; encoded by the coding sequence ATGGCTAAACATATTCAGACAGTCATTAAGGGGAACTTAGCCTCAACAGCCAAAACCGGAGGATGCGGAAAATGCCAGACATCTTGCCAATCGGCTTGTAAGACTTCTTGTACAGTTGGCAATCAGGTTTGTGAAAAATAA
- a CDS encoding M14 family metallopeptidase produces MRVLKIGVRGNDVMEVQALLKRLGYDPGTVDGVFGTNTEQAVKQFQAASGLQVDGIIGPITYQKLLPLLNGYIMVTAAAGDTLYQIANRYKINTQRLLAANPGVSSDNIRLGQQLTVPYAFDVVDTDLNYTYEIMQRDIAGLQKRYPFLETGVAGKSVLGRNLYYLRLGNGPNQVFYNASHHSLEWITTVMLMKFCENYLKNYVDGTSVRGYNIREIWSQSSIYLIPMVNPDGIDLVLNGLEMNHPFYTSLLKWNEGRMNFGQVWQANIRGVDLNHNYDASWQLSKQAEASHGITGPGPTRFSGVRPESEPESKAVADFTRNHNIRLVLAYHSQGRVIYWNYRGLASARDRQIALSLAEKSGYALEEATGITSYAGYKDWFIEKYRRPGYTVEVGLGRNPLPISQFAQIYRENEGMLLLAALVTAG; encoded by the coding sequence GTGCGCGTACTTAAGATCGGAGTCAGAGGAAATGATGTGATGGAAGTTCAGGCTTTGCTCAAAAGGCTGGGCTATGATCCGGGGACGGTAGACGGAGTATTCGGAACAAATACAGAGCAAGCGGTGAAGCAGTTTCAGGCGGCCAGTGGTCTCCAAGTAGATGGAATCATTGGTCCAATCACTTATCAAAAGCTCTTGCCGTTACTAAACGGCTACATAATGGTTACGGCTGCTGCGGGAGATACGTTATATCAGATTGCCAACCGTTATAAAATCAATACTCAGCGGCTTCTGGCAGCAAATCCCGGGGTCAGTTCTGACAATATAAGATTAGGACAACAGTTGACCGTGCCCTATGCTTTTGATGTTGTCGATACAGACCTCAATTATACCTACGAAATCATGCAGCGGGATATTGCCGGGTTACAGAAACGCTATCCTTTCCTGGAAACCGGGGTTGCAGGGAAAAGTGTTCTCGGGCGGAATCTTTACTATCTGAGACTGGGTAATGGACCGAATCAGGTATTCTACAATGCGTCGCATCATTCACTGGAGTGGATCACAACGGTTATGCTAATGAAGTTCTGTGAAAATTATCTGAAAAACTATGTGGACGGAACTTCGGTCAGGGGATACAACATAAGAGAGATATGGAGCCAAAGCTCAATTTATTTAATTCCTATGGTGAATCCAGATGGTATTGATCTGGTTTTAAACGGACTTGAGATGAATCACCCTTTCTACACATCTCTTCTGAAATGGAATGAAGGCCGGATGAACTTTGGCCAGGTCTGGCAGGCCAATATTCGTGGCGTAGATCTGAACCACAATTATGATGCATCCTGGCAGTTGTCGAAACAAGCGGAAGCCAGTCATGGGATAACCGGGCCCGGCCCGACTAGGTTTTCGGGGGTAAGACCGGAATCTGAACCTGAATCTAAGGCGGTTGCAGACTTTACGAGAAATCACAATATTAGACTTGTCCTGGCCTACCACAGCCAAGGCAGGGTAATCTACTGGAACTACAGAGGTCTGGCTTCGGCCAGGGACCGGCAAATCGCACTTAGTCTGGCAGAGAAAAGCGGCTATGCGTTGGAAGAAGCGACTGGAATAACATCGTATGCGGGCTATAAGGACTGGTTTATCGAAAAATACCGAAGACCGGGCTATACAGTTGAGGTTGGACTTGGCCGAAATCCCCTGCCTATTTCTCAATTCGCGCAGATATATCGGGAAAATGAGGGAATGCTGTTACTGGCGGCGCTTGTTACTGCAGGCTAA
- a CDS encoding DUF3102 domain-containing protein, translating to MNIPITERTPLVIAAEINRIKQQTCKIMLTNAIEVGKRLKEAKALLPHGEWGKWLIESVSYSQRTANRLMQLFEEYGDKLFVSVDDGGNSNSSALTNLTYYQALLLLGIPEDEREKFILQHDVKDMTSRELDQTLKELNQTAPEKVQAQVTPIPNNPQDIKIEYITAKKTDKPKSGPKTAVPSTFTTKYEEKCAACCKTIADTFYELLTALGQLARLDPAVKEKCNKDASRLAENMVERLKEWPPVVKTNMPNVKTYATHERW from the coding sequence ATGAATATACCAATCACTGAACGTACGCCGCTTGTTATCGCGGCTGAGATTAATAGGATCAAACAACAGACATGTAAAATCATGCTTACCAATGCCATTGAGGTCGGCAAGCGCCTGAAGGAGGCCAAGGCCCTGCTCCCGCATGGAGAATGGGGAAAATGGTTGATCGAATCGGTGAGCTATTCCCAGCGCACAGCCAACAGACTAATGCAGCTCTTTGAAGAATATGGAGATAAACTGTTCGTTTCCGTCGATGACGGGGGGAACTCAAATTCGTCAGCGCTGACGAATTTGACCTACTATCAGGCCCTCCTTCTTCTGGGGATTCCGGAAGATGAGCGGGAGAAATTTATTCTGCAGCATGATGTTAAAGATATGACTTCCCGGGAGCTTGATCAGACTCTCAAAGAACTGAACCAAACCGCTCCGGAGAAAGTGCAGGCTCAAGTCACGCCCATACCAAATAATCCTCAGGATATCAAAATAGAATATATAACCGCCAAAAAAACCGACAAACCAAAAAGTGGGCCAAAAACTGCAGTCCCCTCAACCTTTACCACGAAGTATGAAGAAAAATGCGCCGCTTGCTGCAAAACTATCGCCGATACATTCTACGAACTGCTGACAGCGCTCGGCCAACTGGCCAGACTTGATCCGGCGGTAAAGGAAAAATGCAATAAAGACGCGAGCCGGCTTGCAGAAAATATGGTCGAAAGGCTTAAAGAGTGGCCGCCTGTTGTCAAGACAAATATGCCGAATGTTAAAACCTACGCAACCCATGAAAGGTGGTAA
- a CDS encoding adenylosuccinate synthase produces MAAVILIGTQWGDEGKGKITDFLAEKADMVVRYQGGNNAGHTVVINKETYKLHLIPSGIFYPEKVCVIGNGLVIDPKVLIEELDYLKDKGVSTDNLRISGNAHVIMPYHRILDVLEEEYKGDQKIGTTKRGIGPAYKDKASRTGIRVLDFLDKDELTAKLQYNLKEKNLLITKVYGQEALSYEAVLQECLEYAERIRPYVHDSSLEINHFLSDGKKVLFEGAQGTLLDLDHGTYPYVTSSNPIAGGACIGAGVGPTRINKVVGVVKAYTTRVGEGPFPTELTCQTGELIREKGGEYGTTTGRPRRCGWLDAVITRYAVRISGISDFAFTKLDVLTGMDTLKICTAYRYKGEVLYDFPQSLKVLSECEAIYEEMPGWQEDLTESSEYSQLPEQAKNYIHRLEELTGVPVTMLAVGPGRNQTITRGNIF; encoded by the coding sequence TTGGCGGCAGTCATACTGATCGGCACCCAGTGGGGTGACGAAGGAAAAGGTAAAATAACAGACTTTCTGGCTGAAAAAGCCGACATGGTAGTCAGATATCAAGGAGGAAACAACGCCGGACATACGGTTGTAATTAATAAGGAGACTTATAAACTCCATCTGATCCCTTCCGGGATTTTTTATCCGGAAAAGGTCTGCGTAATTGGCAATGGCCTGGTTATTGACCCGAAGGTGTTGATTGAAGAACTTGATTATCTCAAAGACAAGGGCGTAAGTACAGACAACCTTAGAATTAGCGGTAATGCCCATGTGATCATGCCCTACCATCGTATTCTTGATGTCCTAGAGGAAGAGTATAAGGGAGACCAAAAAATTGGAACAACCAAACGCGGTATCGGCCCGGCTTACAAGGATAAAGCTTCCCGTACCGGAATCAGGGTATTGGATTTTCTAGATAAAGACGAGCTGACAGCGAAGCTGCAATATAACCTTAAAGAAAAAAATCTGCTGATTACAAAGGTGTATGGACAGGAAGCACTCAGCTATGAAGCCGTGCTTCAGGAATGCCTGGAATATGCGGAGAGGATCCGGCCTTATGTCCATGATTCTTCCCTTGAAATCAACCATTTCTTAAGTGACGGGAAAAAGGTCTTGTTTGAAGGCGCTCAGGGAACACTTTTGGATTTGGACCATGGAACGTATCCTTATGTCACTTCTTCCAACCCTATAGCCGGCGGAGCCTGCATTGGTGCAGGAGTAGGACCGACACGGATCAACAAGGTTGTCGGGGTTGTTAAAGCCTATACGACCAGGGTCGGCGAAGGACCTTTCCCAACGGAATTGACCTGCCAAACAGGGGAACTTATCCGGGAAAAAGGCGGAGAGTATGGGACAACAACCGGACGGCCGCGGCGCTGTGGCTGGCTGGACGCTGTCATTACCCGTTATGCGGTGCGGATCAGCGGCATTTCTGATTTTGCATTTACCAAACTGGATGTCCTGACAGGAATGGACACGTTAAAGATATGTACAGCTTATCGCTACAAAGGTGAAGTTCTTTATGATTTCCCGCAAAGTCTGAAAGTCCTCTCCGAATGTGAAGCGATTTATGAAGAGATGCCGGGCTGGCAGGAAGATCTGACGGAAAGCAGCGAATATAGCCAGCTGCCGGAGCAGGCCAAGAATTATATCCACCGCTTGGAAGAGCTGACCGGTGTTCCGGTTACCATGCTCGCTGTCGGGCCTGGCCGCAATCAAACGATTACGCGGGGTAATATCTTTTAA
- the dnaB gene encoding replicative DNA helicase: MELLKVPPHNLEAEQAVLGALMLDPQKGSTVFEILRPEDFYRDNHKNIYLVIRDIFEKGDPVDLVTVAENLRQAGRLESIGGIGTISQIAGSVPSAANVEHYARIVAEKALLRQLIRIAGYIEEKGYEAGEEALSLLEEAERLIVEISQRQSKEGFVTIRSILLKTFDKIEYLYSNKGNLTGVPTHFRELDRITSGWQASDLVIIAARPSMGKTALVLNMAQNAAVKSKVPVALFSLEMSKEQLVQRILCSEAMVDQQRVRTGELLDSDWPKLTQAVGPLSEAPIFIDDTVGISLAELRSKARRLKMEQGLGLIIIDYLQLMTVGKKVESRQQEVAQISRGLKGVARELSVPVIALSQLNRGVEQRQDKRPLMSDLLESGSIEADADLISFIYRDEYYHPDSEKKGIAEIIIAKHRNGPVGTVELGYLKEFTKFVNLDKNYG, encoded by the coding sequence ATGGAACTTTTGAAAGTTCCTCCCCATAATCTTGAGGCTGAACAGGCTGTTCTGGGCGCGCTGATGCTTGATCCCCAGAAGGGCAGTACTGTATTCGAGATTCTACGTCCGGAGGATTTCTACCGCGATAATCATAAAAATATTTACCTGGTCATCAGGGATATCTTTGAAAAAGGGGACCCTGTTGATCTGGTTACAGTGGCTGAGAACTTAAGGCAGGCAGGTAGGCTGGAGAGCATCGGGGGAATTGGAACAATCTCTCAGATCGCTGGATCTGTGCCTTCAGCGGCCAACGTGGAACATTATGCCCGGATTGTGGCGGAAAAAGCCCTGCTCCGTCAGCTGATCCGCATTGCCGGCTATATTGAAGAAAAAGGGTACGAAGCGGGAGAAGAAGCCCTTAGTTTATTGGAGGAAGCCGAAAGACTGATCGTAGAAATCTCTCAAAGACAGTCCAAGGAAGGTTTCGTTACGATCCGAAGCATTCTCCTGAAGACATTTGACAAGATCGAATACCTCTATTCCAATAAAGGAAACCTGACAGGGGTTCCGACCCATTTTCGGGAGTTGGACCGGATCACTTCCGGCTGGCAGGCTTCCGACCTGGTTATCATTGCCGCCAGACCATCGATGGGCAAAACGGCACTTGTCCTGAATATGGCACAGAATGCTGCGGTAAAATCCAAGGTTCCTGTAGCGTTATTCAGCCTGGAAATGTCCAAAGAGCAGCTTGTCCAGCGTATTCTTTGTTCGGAAGCGATGGTAGATCAGCAGCGGGTCAGGACCGGCGAACTATTGGACTCAGACTGGCCAAAGCTTACCCAGGCTGTAGGTCCACTGTCCGAGGCACCAATCTTTATTGATGATACCGTTGGGATATCCCTGGCAGAGCTTCGGTCTAAAGCTAGAAGATTAAAAATGGAACAAGGACTTGGACTGATTATTATTGATTATCTGCAGTTAATGACCGTCGGCAAGAAGGTAGAAAGCCGCCAGCAGGAAGTCGCCCAGATTTCCAGAGGCTTAAAAGGCGTTGCACGTGAACTATCCGTGCCGGTTATTGCCCTGTCTCAGCTTAACCGCGGTGTTGAGCAGCGTCAGGACAAGCGGCCACTGATGTCCGACCTTCTGGAATCCGGATCGATCGAGGCTGATGCCGATCTTATTTCCTTTATTTACAGGGATGAATACTATCACCCTGATTCGGAGAAAAAAGGTATTGCTGAGATTATTATTGCCAAGCACCGCAATGGTCCTGTAGGTACAGTTGAGCTTGGGTATTTGAAGGAATTTACGAAATTTGTTAACCTCGATAAGAATTATGGTTAA
- the lonC gene encoding Lon family ATP-dependent protease: MKGLFKKFLQQEGQENHEKYTAEIADGQLKLEIDALYVVLSNLYGTDKLILKASKLEALTLMRSDKLEERVLGLQKLVNDDPTDKPAPDLQDIPAILTEVEEQIAETVAKRSVEDRLNQAVAEKMQERHEEYIKEIKTQVLKETGGPENAQTLRKLAQLEKMKATKPVSSAIEILRPQTTEEIVGQESALQALLAKLATPFPQHILIYGPPGVGKTSAARVALETVKNFPDSPFSKDAPFIEVDGTTLRWDPRDVTNPLLGSVHDPIYQGAKRDLAETGIPEPKLGLVNDAHTGVLFIDEIGEMDPTLLNKLLKVLEDKQVHFESSYYDPHDPQIPLYIKKIFDEGVPADFVLIGATTREPQDLNPALRSRCAEVYFEPLEPAHITHIIRQAALKLNVQLEENVPEIISEYMIEGRKANSILLDAYGLARFRNPGKKEVLISEDDVREVLRSARLTPFVQKRVTAGKDTGRILGLGVSGFLGSVLEIEVKVFNGETGKGSIRFNETAGSMARDAVFNAAAVIRSLTGEDLKNYDLHVNVVGGGRIDGPSAGLATTMAIYSALKQQPLRGDVAVTGEISIQGKVKPVGGIYEKIFGAKQAGVKTVIIPTENRGEVPAGLKGIEVLAVENIEEAIKIAQA, translated from the coding sequence GTGAAAGGCTTATTTAAGAAATTTTTACAACAGGAGGGGCAGGAAAATCACGAGAAATATACTGCGGAGATTGCGGACGGACAGTTAAAACTGGAGATAGACGCGCTGTATGTCGTGCTCTCCAACCTATACGGAACAGATAAATTAATTTTAAAGGCGAGCAAGCTGGAGGCTCTTACCCTGATGCGTTCCGACAAGCTCGAGGAACGAGTATTGGGCTTGCAAAAGCTTGTCAACGATGATCCCACGGACAAACCGGCGCCGGACCTGCAAGATATTCCGGCAATTCTGACGGAGGTTGAAGAGCAGATTGCCGAGACGGTTGCGAAGCGTTCCGTAGAAGACCGTTTAAATCAGGCGGTTGCCGAGAAAATGCAGGAGCGACACGAAGAATATATCAAAGAGATCAAGACCCAGGTTCTGAAAGAGACAGGAGGTCCTGAGAATGCGCAAACACTCCGAAAGCTTGCGCAGCTGGAAAAGATGAAAGCAACAAAGCCGGTATCCTCAGCAATTGAAATCCTGAGACCGCAGACGACGGAAGAAATTGTCGGACAGGAAAGCGCCTTGCAGGCCCTGCTGGCAAAGCTCGCGACGCCTTTCCCCCAGCACATCCTGATTTATGGTCCGCCGGGAGTCGGCAAAACATCAGCAGCCAGGGTTGCGCTGGAAACCGTCAAAAATTTTCCGGATTCTCCTTTCAGTAAGGATGCGCCGTTTATTGAAGTCGACGGTACGACGCTGCGCTGGGATCCGCGAGATGTCACCAATCCTTTGCTTGGTTCAGTTCACGATCCGATTTATCAGGGTGCGAAAAGAGATTTGGCTGAGACCGGTATCCCCGAGCCCAAACTGGGCTTGGTCAACGATGCTCATACTGGCGTTTTGTTTATCGATGAAATTGGAGAGATGGATCCAACGTTGCTCAATAAGCTGCTGAAGGTCCTGGAAGATAAGCAGGTTCATTTTGAGTCTTCCTATTATGATCCGCATGATCCTCAGATTCCTTTATATATCAAGAAGATTTTTGATGAAGGAGTTCCCGCGGATTTTGTACTGATTGGGGCCACTACGAGAGAGCCGCAGGATCTGAACCCGGCCTTGCGCTCCCGCTGTGCCGAAGTCTATTTTGAGCCTTTGGAACCGGCCCATATCACCCATATTATCAGACAGGCAGCTCTGAAACTAAATGTGCAGTTGGAAGAGAATGTACCGGAAATTATCAGTGAATATATGATTGAGGGACGAAAAGCGAACAGCATCCTTTTGGATGCGTATGGTCTGGCCAGGTTTAGGAATCCCGGCAAGAAGGAAGTCTTGATTTCGGAAGACGATGTCAGAGAAGTGCTCAGGTCAGCCAGACTGACTCCTTTCGTTCAAAAACGGGTAACCGCCGGCAAGGATACCGGCAGAATACTCGGACTAGGGGTATCGGGATTTCTTGGCTCGGTTCTGGAGATTGAGGTTAAAGTATTCAACGGGGAGACCGGCAAAGGAAGTATCCGCTTTAATGAGACGGCAGGTTCAATGGCCAGGGACGCGGTGTTTAATGCCGCAGCTGTAATTCGGAGCCTGACAGGAGAAGACTTGAAGAACTATGACCTCCATGTCAATGTGGTTGGTGGTGGCAGAATAGACGGGCCCTCGGCCGGACTTGCCACGACCATGGCGATTTACAGCGCCTTGAAGCAACAGCCTCTGAGAGGAGATGTAGCCGTGACCGGTGAAATCTCAATCCAGGGAAAAGTCAAACCGGTTGGTGGCATTTACGAAAAAATATTTGGGGCCAAACAGGCCGGTGTAAAAACAGTGATCATTCCGACGGAGAATCGCGGAGAAGTTCCTGCGGGATTAAAAGGAATTGAAGTCCTTGCTGTTGAAAATATAGAGGAAGCTATAAAAATTGCACAAGCCTAG
- the rplI gene encoding 50S ribosomal protein L9: MKVILKEDVKALGKKGKVCEVSDGYARNFLIPRGLAVEATQGNVQDLVHKQKQEELRKQKEKQAALDLSQKIENMDIIVKVKVGEKGRLFGSVTNKEIAEVLEKEYQLKLDKRKIEVKEPIKGLGEYQVTVKLHFEVTANLKIKIEAQ; the protein is encoded by the coding sequence GTGAAGGTAATATTAAAAGAAGATGTCAAGGCACTCGGTAAAAAGGGTAAAGTATGCGAAGTCTCAGATGGCTATGCCCGTAATTTTCTGATCCCGCGCGGACTCGCAGTTGAGGCAACCCAGGGAAATGTTCAGGACCTGGTGCATAAACAAAAACAGGAAGAACTGCGCAAACAGAAAGAAAAACAAGCGGCGCTGGATCTTTCCCAAAAAATCGAGAACATGGATATCATTGTCAAAGTGAAAGTCGGTGAAAAAGGCCGTTTATTCGGTTCGGTAACGAATAAAGAGATCGCCGAGGTATTGGAAAAGGAATATCAACTCAAACTAGATAAAAGAAAAATTGAAGTCAAGGAACCGATCAAAGGATTGGGAGAATATCAGGTTACGGTAAAGCTTCATTTTGAAGTAACAGCAAATCTGAAGATAAAGATAGAAGCTCAGTAA